In one Magallana gigas chromosome 7, xbMagGiga1.1, whole genome shotgun sequence genomic region, the following are encoded:
- the LOC105336300 gene encoding probable E3 ubiquitin-protein ligase RNF144A: MATYSAGNNSVDLAIDPLITCRLCLMECSLQEMYELHDCKCLYCEKCVKQYLQVLITDGSILTITCPDAKCKKQGRIEAPEIESLVDGNMYERYRRLRHQREIELDPNRTFCPEAGCEAICHVCSTSTGERYNPTQVDCPECGLQFCSVCKAKWHGAMTCDDLMFSGRQEDAGIPYNSQEDALIKRCPVCWVPIERNDGCAQMMCKRCKHVFCWYCLTSLDHDFLLRHYDKGPCKNKLGHSRASVIWHRTQVVGIFAGFGVLLLVASPFLLLAAPCILCCKCKLCKCCEEEDDVIDVVTA, encoded by the exons ATGGCGACATACTCGGCAGGAAATAATTCGGTGGACCTGGCCATTGATCCTCTCATCACGTGTCGCCTGTGTCTGATGGAATGCTCCCTACAGGAGATGTACGAATTACACGACTGTAAATGTCTCTACTGTGAGAAG TGTGTGAAACAGTATCTACAGGTGTTGATCACTGATGGGAGTATTCTTACAATCACCTGTCCAGATGCCAAGTGTAAAAAACAGGGGAGGATTGAAGCTCCAGAG attgaATCTTTAGTGGATGGTAATATGTATGAAAGATATCGACGACTAAGACACCAAAGAG AGATTGAGCTGGACCCCAATCGAACGTTTTGCCCAGAGGCTGGATGTGAGGCTATCTGCCATGTTTGTAGCACATCAACAGGAGAAAGATACAATCCTACTCAAGTAGACTGTCCAGAG TGTGGCCTACAGTTTTGTTCAGTGTGTAAGGCTAAGTGGCACGGAGCCATGACCTGTGATGACCTGATGTTCAGCGGAAGACAGGAGGATGCTGG CATCCCCTACAATAGTCAAGAGGACGCTCTGATCAAGCGATGTCCGGTCTGCTGGGTTCCGATCGAGCGGAATGATGGTTGTGCCCAGATGATGTGTAAGCGCTGTAAGCACGTATTCTGCTGGTACTGTTTGACTTCTCTAGAT catgacTTTTTGCTGAGGCATTATGATAAGGGACCATGTAAAAACAAACTTGGACACTCCAGAGCCTCTGTTATTTGGCACAGAACACAg gtGGTGGGAATCTTTGCTGGATTTGGTGTGCTGCTCCTAGTTGCCTCCCCTTTCCTGCTCCTTGCAGCTCCATGCATTCTATGCTGTAAATGTAAGCTTTGTAAATGCTGTGAAGAGGAGGACGATGTCATTGATGTAGTGACAGCATGA
- the LOC105336297 gene encoding neurensin-1, producing the protein MSKESTGLFKDKPTSPKYAEETHDSVSTPKEKKTGKVFFDDDVPEKKKGVCPYYFGVRSYLHNFYDSATYKDPSIYEEDDDNRYLLNPHARRRRCRPIWLKVCIWIGVNLLVLGVLAILAGYFIPTKSIIRKGDVQENVGYVDEDAVRFNTTLDLLKLVGLILFCVGGILLAVALMFPTFMSNMCSDDIGEEAIRIQSGEEKPPLSPIEMTIPATSKVKGVQPPFSSKQKIHFQEDSVKFKEQ; encoded by the coding sequence ATGTCAAAGGAGAGCACGGGTTTATTTAAGGACAAACCGACCTCTCCGAAATACGCCGAGGAAACGCATGATTCAGTCTCCACACCCAAAGAGAAGAAGACAGGGAAGGTGTTCTTCGACGATGATGTGCCGGAGAAGAAGAAAGGGGTGTGTCCTTACTACTTTGGCGTGAGATCCTACCTCCATAACTTCTACGACTCGGCGACGTACAAGGATCCCAGCATCTACGAGGAAGATGATGACAACCGGTACCTCCTCAACCCGCATGCGCGCCGACGCCGATGTCGTCCGATTTGGTTGAAAGTTTGTATATGGATTGGAGTTAATCTTCTAGTGTTGGGTGTTCTTGCAATTCTGGCTGGGTATTTCATACCGACGAAATCCATCATCCGTAAGGGTGACGTTCAAGAGAACGTCGGATACGTTGACGAAGATGCTGTCAGATTCAATACCACGCTTGATCTGTTGAAGCTAGTTGGTCTGATATTGTTCTGTGTCGGGGGAATCCTTCTGGCTGTGGCCCTTATGTTTCCGACATTCATGTCCAACATGTGTTCCGATGACATAGGCGAGGAGGCGATCCGGATTCAGTCGGGAGAGGAGAAGCCACCCCTGAGTCCTATTGAGATGACCATACCCGCCACCTCCAAAGTGAAAGGTGTTCAACCGCCATTTAGTTCTAAACAGAAAATTCACTTCCAAGAAGATTCTGTAAAATTCAAGGAACAGTAA
- the LOC105336298 gene encoding O(6)-methylguanine-induced apoptosis 2: MAATDSIRVVDDDYVKRIHSRTTSGHLHKGHGIVAATASIPSKYQTIVTDNSDKRGFGAQAKRFQSDFAMTDAPGPGSYVKHNSVENSSVSFSKKGTGGFASKSKKGLKYVGTSAPGPGVYSLPNMLRTQNDFNRSEVGRLFQKPIAQATEPEKREKRPAPNQYQVLKVQLGKANNVSADAAFKSRSKREVINIKDIARNPAPGQYTVKDHLQHESVKVPFSSFKSKSKRQMQPSPVPVPGPGAYKPNEPVDPAKKQLFPRKHYLCISAPAMPLPNTPPQPGPAAYDLVDYEGPAKHYMSSSAFVSTTSRWTGNGPTGELPGPAHYRPVEPNKQSFIYNAAGKWI; this comes from the exons ATGGCGGCTACCGATAGTATTCGTGTAGTCGATGATGATTATGTGAAAAGAATTCATAGTAGAACAACATCAGGCCATTTGCATAAGG GTCATGGCATTGTTGCAGCGACAGCCTCAATACCCAGTAAATATCAAACTATTGTGACTGACAATAGCGACAAGAGAGGATTCGGGGCACAAGCGAAGCGTTTTCAGTCAGATTTTGCCATG ACAGATGCACCTGGTCCAGGCAGTTATGTGAAACATAATTCAGTAGAAAACAGTAGTGTTTCCTTTTCAAAGAAAGGAACAGGGGGATTTGCATCAAAG TCCAAGAAAGGTTTGAAGTATGTCGGTACCAGTGCACCTGGACCTGGTGTCTACAGTTTGCCAAATATGTTGAGGACACAGAATGATTTCAATCGCTCAGAGGTAGGAAGGCTGTTCCAAAAACCCATAGCACAAGCAACAGAACCGGAGAAGAGAGAAAAGAGACCAGCACCTAATCAATATCAA GTTTTAAAAGTACAGTTGGGAAAAGCTAATAATGTGTCAGCAGATGCAGCTTTTAAATCAAGAAGTAAAAGAGAAGTTATCAATATAAAAGATATAGCCAGAAATCCTGCACCAG gcCAGTATACAGTAAAAGATCATCTCCAACATGAAAGTGTGAAAGTTCCATTTTCTagtttcaaatcaaaatcaaagcGACAGATGCAACCAAGTCCTGTTCCA GTGCCAGGACCCGGTGCATATAAACCAAATGAACCTGTTGATCCTGCCAAAAAACAGCTTTTCCC GAGGAAGCACTACCTGTGTATCTCTGCCCCCGCCATGCCCCTACCGAACACCCCACCTCAGCCCGGACCCGCTGCCTATGACCTGGTCGACTATGAGGGTCCTGCCAAACATTATATGTCTAGTTCTGCTTTTGTGTCCACAACCAGTCGATGGACAGGGAATGGTCCAACTGGAGAGTTACCTGGGCCAG ctcattATCGACCTGTTGAGCCAAATAAACAGTCATTTATTTACAACGCTGCAGGAAAATGGATTTAA
- the LOC105336299 gene encoding ribonucleoside-diphosphate reductase small chain: protein MLSSRSPRATQEITAQLRKSKINDENEMPENLKNTVLNNRKVLGDSNIPNIIEKTNEPIKKTSRKPKKVEPLLEDNPRRFVVFPIQYHDIWQMYKKAEASFWTAEEVDLSKDLGHWEALKDEEQHFISHVLAFFAASDGIVNENLVERFSKEVQATEARCFYGFQIAMENIHSEMYSLLIDTYIKDPKQRDYLFNAIETLPCVKKKADWAIKWIGDQEADFGERVVAFAAVEGIFFSGSFAAIFWLKKRGIMPGLTFSNELISRDEGLHCDFACLMFSHLLNRPSKERIYEIICDAVKIEQEFLTEALPCNLIGMNCKLMKQYIEFVADRLLLELKCEKVYNVENPFDFMEHISLEGKTNFFEKRVGEYQKMGVMNGNNSSKHEFTLDADF from the exons ATGCTTTCAAGCCGGTCACCAAGAGCTACTCAAGAAATTACTGCACAACTGAGGAAATCGAAGATTAACGACGAAAACGAG ATGccagaaaacttaaaaaacacaGTTTTAAACAACAGAAAAGTTCTTGGAGACAGCAATATACCT AATATTATAGAAAAAACAAACGAG CCAATTAAGAAAACATCCAGAAAGCCCAAGAAAGTTGAACCCTTGCTGGAGGACAATCCCCGACGCTTTGTAGTCTTCCCAATCCAGTACCATGACATCTGGCAAATGTACAAGAAGGCTGAAGCCTCATTCTGGACTGCTGAGGAGGTCGATCTCTCCAAGGATCTGGGTCACTGGGAAGCTCTGAAGGACGAGGAACAACACTTCATTTCCCATGTTCTTGCTTTTTTTGCTGCCAGTGATGGAATCGTCAATGAAAATTTG GTGGAGAGATTCAGTAAAGAAGTACAGGCTACAGAGGCCCGATGTTTCTATGGATTCCAGATTGCTATGGAAAACATCCACTCCGAAATGTACAGCTTACTCATTGATACCTACATCAAAGACCCCAAACAGAG AGATTACCTCTTCAATGCCATTGAGACCTTGCCATGTGTCAAAAAGAAGGCAGACTGGGCCATTAAGTGGATCGGTGACCAGGAAGCTGACTTTGGAGAGAGAGTAGTGGCCTTTGCTGCAGTGGAGGGTATCTTCTTCAGTGGAAGCTTTGCTGCCATCTTCTGGCTGAAGAAGCGAGGAATCATGCCAGGGCTTACCTTCAGTAATGAGCTGATTAGTAGAGATGAG GGATTACACTGCGACTTCGCCTGCCtgatgttcagccatctcttaAACCGTCCATCCAAAGAAAGAATATATGAAATCATCTGTGATGCCGTCAAGATTGAACAAGAATTTCTGACGGAAGCTCTGCCTTGTAACCTCATAGGGATGAACTGCAAACTGATGAAACAGTACATTGAATTTGTTGCTGACAGACTACTACTAGAACTTAAATGTGAAAAG GTTTACAATGTCGAGAACCCTTTTGACTTTATGGAACACATATCCTTGGAAGGAAAGacaaatttctttgaaaagcgTGTCGGGGAATACCAGAAAATGGGCGTCATGAATGGAAATAATTCCTCCAAGCATGAGTTTACTCTTGATGCCGACTTCTAA